The window TTTTGGTGATGTGGCAAGGTCAAGAGATGAAGTTAAATAAAGGGGAGTGTCAAATTTGAGGTTAAATTTGTGaatgggtgatgtggtaaaatattattggtagttgggtatataatttattaattaataatatataaaaatatttgaaaaaatcTGATTGGCTGAAACACATTTGACACACCCGTCAACTTATCAACTGACGCCCCGGGCGTCAAATTTTGACGCCGCGTTAGGGGCGTCAAGGGCGTCAAACAACTTGCCAACTGGGATGACGGGAGAAATCTGACGCCTGGTTAAAAACAGTCTAATGGGTACACTTAAAGGTAGCAAGTACTACCCATTTAAAGCAATTACCCAATCCGTTCATTTTTGCAAGCCTAGTATGTTAGGCGGTTAGTTATAAAGTGTGTATAATCAGTACATGAACGAAAGTGGTTTAAGATGAGGTGCAAACAAGTGTATATTTTAATACCTTCAGGATCATATCCCTCGAGATTTTCATGTACACAACGACTGAAAGCCAAAACTTGCACCCATGTGTCCTCAGAGATATTATGTCGCTGATTTTTCTACATGATAAACTTAAAATATTAGTTCATAAAATATTTAAAAGAAAATACTTTGGAGAATGAGGCGAAGAACTGGCATGTTTTGCATAACACGGCAGTGTCAGAACCAGGAACTTTTTCCACCGGGGGCGGAATTTTTTTTAAAAGCGTTCATATTTACTGTTATAAATTTTTCCTTCTATTGTTCCATGAAAATACAACATTTTGGGTCATGGGCTTTTGGGTTGGGGACAAAATACAACCCTTTGTGTCATGGGCTTTTGGATTGGGGGCAAAATACAACCTTTTGGGTCATGGGCTTTTGGGTTGGGGGCAAAATATAGAGGCTTTTGGGCAAAATACAACTTTTTTTCTTCAAAGTAAGAGTCGAACAATGAGAAAGATTGAGGCTTTTGGGTCATGGACTTTTGGGTTGGgggcaaaataataaaaaaatccaAGCTTTTAAGCTTAAAAATTTCTCCATAGACCCCGAAAACTTCTCCATAGACCAAGAAAGATGCATACAGGTATCCCATGTAGTTGAAAGCAAACTATATATCACCAGCTCAGATATTCATATTTAATTCTCAATTATCACATAATTCTAGTTTCTAATCCATAAAGATACAATTAACAAGTGCAATTGTTAGCAAGTAAAAAATACCTCAACAAAACTGCACCATTGATTGAGTAGTCTGAACCTTCCTGCTAGAACTAACTTCCATGCCATAATTGCCCTGCTTACACCTAAGaacagttaaaaaaaaaaaaaaaaaaaaaaaatccaagttAAGTTTAGAAATTTGACCATATAAGTATATAACATGCTGTAATATAGATCAAACTTACTGATGCTTCTTTGACCATTCTCTCGGGATATGAAGAAGAGAAAATTATAGAATCGCGAGAACTCACATGAGTATCCCTGcaggttaaaaaaaaaataaaaaataaagttaTCATAGTAACTACAAACTATGAATTCAAATAACAAGAAAAGGACCATGTCTCACCGTCAAATCAAGCTTCGACATGAGTATCGGAATATCTTCTAGTATCGGCATCCTGTTATGATATCCAACATAGTATCAATTATTCTTGAACCATATACTAATCAAAATATGCATGTAGatatatataactaaatgtatTCATACCTTTTATCCATCTTAGAGTCCACTAGTTGCAAAAGCTGAGATAAATCATCCCTGTGTAACTTCGCAATTTTCGAATCGTTTGCAGGTCTGTAACCATCAAATGCATACGCATCCGATGTGATCTCTACAAATAAAACCATATATAAATTTAACAATCACAGCAATTCAAACATCAATATAATATGGGAGAAATCAGAAAAAAGATTAATTTAACAGTCACAGCAATTCAAACATTATATTTGAATCTGgacataaataattataaaaaagcATTAAAATAATTACCGCAATAGCGTCTATAAATCTGGAAGATATCGAGGGGAACTGAAGCAGCAGTCATCGAAATAAAGAGGATTGTGGTTTAGGGATTCGTTGATAAAACGAAACCCTAGACCACGAATTTATTTGAATATGAAATCAAATAGGACACACTGTGTTTGCGTTGTAGTTGCAGAAAGCAATTATTATGGAATTTACAAGAAAATTACATTAAAATAATGATTGGTGAGTAGCGTAAGGATCGGATTCATTATCATCCCGAATTTCAGGTTCAATAGTTCGTTCGTTCTTCCCCAAATTGTGAAACACGCAATTTTTTTAGGTGATATTTtatgataatattcaaataaatcagTTGAGATTCAGAGTATCAAAGTCTGACATGTCGCGCCACAATTATATGTgattaataaaaaaatttaaaacaaaaTTTTCAAATTCTTTTCtttgaattttttttccaatcacatgtgattggattcgacatgcggtaaatcacatgtgattctgcatgccaatcacatgtgattgtaaaccccaATCACATGTAAGTCTGTatgttaaatccaatcacatgtgatttttatttttcaatcacatgtgattgtatttgacatgcagaatcacatgtgattcagTTTTGCAATTACATGTGATTacatttgacatgctaaattttaAAGAAAACAAAAttcaaaaaaatatatttatatttttttaaaaattttttcctgaatttttttttcaatcacatgtgattgtagcaCCACATGTCGCGTTCTGAttggtccgttgaatttcaaataattTATTGGATTCAAGGATTACAACTCGATATTTTATAATTGTTATGGTTAATTAAGT of the Rutidosis leptorrhynchoides isolate AG116_Rl617_1_P2 chromosome 5, CSIRO_AGI_Rlap_v1, whole genome shotgun sequence genome contains:
- the LOC139848231 gene encoding defective in cullin neddylation protein AAR3-like, whose translation is MTAASVPLDIFQIYRRYCEITSDAYAFDGYRPANDSKIAKLHRDDLSQLLQLVDSKMDKRMPILEDIPILMSKLDLTGYSCEFSRFYNFLFFISRENGQRSISVSRAIMAWKLVLAGRFRLLNQWCSFVEKNQRHNISEDTWVQVLAFSRCVHENLEGYDPEGAWPVLIDEFVEHMYRINGTKDARMVCCSCIDSETQPVFDDSLPGMKIFPGVKRKLGEDLQDQDITKFNAITVCKRRHTDLVTNPTYDDSMENIKQSSQLGSSKSACAVEGSLSKGFAEIFSSLSNLQFDRETRVPYTH